The window CTCCTCGCCATAGTGGTCTCCTTCGGCGCCAAGCACGTATTCCGCTGGAAGGACGTGGAGTCTCTGCTGGAGGCCGCCGGCTTCAAGAAAGAGAAGAGGTACACGAGGTACTCGCCCTACTACATCGCGGTCTGGCGGGCCTAACGCGCCCCATCGCCCCTCCAGCCCCTATTAATCTCTGCCCTCTTCTTCTCTCTTCTGCGTCCCCCATGTTCTTGTCTCTTCTCCTTCTAGCGGCTCTAGTCTTATTACTTTTCTACGTTTTCTGACAGCTAACACAGCGGCGAGGACGGCTACAGAAGCCGCGACGGCAATCACAAACAAAGGAGCTTCACCAGACAGCAAAGTAGAAGACGACGAAGCGATAATAGTCCTAGTAACCACAGAAGAAACAGTAACAGTGGATACAGAAGGCGAAGAAGCAACGACAGAAGTAACCGTCAAGACTGCCGTGGTGGTGACTGTAGCGGCGGTACCCGTAGGCACCGCACTCGTGGTCGATGACTCGATCCCTGTTGGGACAACTATCTTTACGGTTTTCACTTCCCCTGGCTTTAGCTCTATCTGTTCGGTTATGTTTTTCCCCTCCGTTAAGATCTCCACGGTGTAGTTTCCGGCGAGTAGCTCCAGCCCGGCAGGCGGCTTCTGGAAGCTCATGGAGATTGGACCCTCTAGCAGAACCTCGCTGGGCTGTATCTGCCGGCCTGAGCTGTTCACAACCACTATGCTGAGATTTGCCGTGGGTATCTGGACGACGGCGTTAACGACCTCGCCTGCCTCGACAACGACGGCCTTTTCGAACTTCTTCCCGAAAGCCTTTGCCGCAACCACGTAGTTGCCGGCCAAAACCTCTAGAGGCCCTACAGTTCCGTTGCCAGAAGCCACCCCGACGATCTCGACAGGCCAGCTATCCACCACTCTCCCGAAGCTATCCACCACTCTCGCCGATAGCCGGCCGGTCGGTACCCGCACCACAATCTCGCTACCGTTAACAACAAACGTAGTGCTGTAAAAGAAGCCCGGCCCGTAGATCCTCGCTATATACCTCGTTCCCTGGAGCAACTTAGCTTTCGCCACACCGTCGCCACTGGCCACAAGCACATTGGTGCTCGGATACACCACGTCTATGTGCCAATCCTCAACAGAGCCAAAACCATCGACCACGCTGACAGAAACCGGAACGGCAGGCAGAGGAATAGAAATCGAGAAATAAATAACTCCGGTTACATTAACAGCAGGTGCCCAGTGAACATCGGGCCCGGGCATAGCGGTTCCGATCGCATATATATTAAGCCCATCAGAGGCAGTAGTAATAATTTTGCCGAATCCATTTATTATTTTAAGACCATAATATTCATTCTGAATATTGTTTAATATTAATGGCTCTAAGTCAATAACATTTATCTTATTTAAATTTAAATCTAGTATCAATAGTTTATAGTCAGCAGTAACTACATATAATAGGTTACCTGCATATACTACTCCTACTATAGTAAAGTTTCCGGTGAAGCTGGCCAGTTCTGTGCCGTTCGGGCTGTACTTTACTATGCCCCCTCTGCCGTATACGTAGGCGTCGCCCGCGTCGTCGAATGCGACTCCGAGGGCTCTTCCCGGTAGGCCCGGCTTCAATACCGTTGGCTTGGTCAGATTCCTATTCAAGACCAATATAGCCCACGTCGCGTTGCCACCTGAAATTGTATCCCCAACGACCCAAAGCTGGCCAGTGACTGGGTCAATGCCGACGTACTGCGGTATGCCAATCATATTTGGTGAAGTATACTCAGCAATAAGATCCAGATTGAGATCTCTCTTCTCAATATGCCAATATGAATAATTCCCAAAAATTTCTGAACCAACTACGTAAATATATTCATAATCAGATGTCACAAAATAAGCTCGACCCTTTATATAACTAACTTTACCGGTTGGTGCAAATGGATATATCGGAGTACTAATTAGAAATCCCCAGTATCCACCGGCCTCGCCCACTGCGTACAGCTTACCGTTAACAACGATGCAACTAGATAAAGTATTAGCATTTTTGAAGGAAGATAGACGCATACCAATACTAGCCCCGCCGCTTCCGTTTACTTTAAGAAATGAGAAAATACTCCATTCCATATCGGTGGTGTTTGCGATCCATTCATAACCTACAATGTAACCGTATCGATCTCCCAAACATATACCGTACGATTGACCAGGCATAACAATAAATCCAACCCATGGAACTTGTGCGAAGATAAAAATAGCCAACGACGAAAAGACTAGTATCAGTATAGATATGGTCCTGATCATACAAGGACTATAGATAGCGCTTAAAAACCTTCTTACTACGTTTGGTAGATTGCCATAATGTGTTAGAATGATGTAATCTAAGAAAAATCATAAATCTAACTAATTCTTTTAGTATAGAGTTTGATTTATTGTTAGTTTAGTTAAATTATATAATAAAGACGAGAATCGAGAGGGATATGAAGAAAGACAGTGGCCCTACTTAAACTTGCCTGTTACGAACTTTATGCTGAGGATCTGGGCGACGGTGATTATGTCGCCGGGGTTGAGGACTTGGGCGCCGAGGCCCTTTATGGGGCGCCCGTTGAGGAACGTGCCGTTTTTAGAGCCGAGATCCTCTATGTAGTAGCGCCCGCCGACGTAAGATATGGCGAAGTGCGACCTGCTTATGTACCTCAACAAGTCAGAGGGGACGCCGAGCCGCGCGAAGAAGTCCCGGCCGTACACCATATACGGCTTGTCCACCTTAATCCTCACGCCGGCCGGGAGGTAGAGGTAGTAGACCGGAGGAGCAGGCGGCAGGGCCTCCGGCTTGCCGCGTAGCGCCAGATACAGCGCGATTGCGGCTACGGCGGCCGCGCCCGACGCAGAAATCGCCGAGTAGGGAGGCGCCAACAACAACGCGCTTGCTACTGCAACTGTCGCGGCGGCGGCCGCGACGGCGTACGGCAGGGGGAAAACCCGCCTGGAGGCAGGCCCTATGACGAGCGTGAAGACGTAAGGGGTACCTGCGTGGTCTACATACACTCTGTAGTTGCCGGGGGTCGTCAGAGGCGAGGTCCTCCAGAGGAGATACTTGCCCGCCTCCCCCGCCTCGAGCGACTTCTCCGATACCAACACGCCCGTGGATAGGTCCACTATTCTGACCGAGATCTTCCCGGCGCCGCCTACCTGCAGGTAGATGTCCTCCCCCGGGAGGAAGCGGAGCCGCTCTCTGCCGGCGGCATCCACTATCGAGACGCCCCACTGAGGCGGCGAGGGGGGCCCGGCGTTTGGTGCGGCGGCCACAAATTAATTAATAGTCCTATTTATAAATCATGGTCCGTTTAGGAGATTTAGAGGTCGACCTATACGCCAACAATACCCCCGACGGCTATTTAGATGTCGAGGTCAGGCTGAGCGCAAGGGGCCGGGGGCCTGCGCCCGAGACCAACACCGCCTTCGCCATATTGATAGACAAGTCGAAGTCTATGGCCGACTTCGACAAGCTGGCGCACGCCATAGAGGCCGCGAAGGGGCTCGTCGAGAGCATGGCGCCGGAGGACATAGTCGCCGTCTACGTCTTCGACGAGAAGGTCAAGGCCTTGGTCCCGCCAACCCCAGTCGAGAAGGCCAGGAAGATGTTGGGCAAGATAGAGAAGATAAAGCCGGGGACCTACACCCTGCTCTACCAAGCCCTCCTCCAAGTCATAGACGACTTGAGGGGGATCAAGCGGGGCCTCCCGCTCATGCCGAGGAGGGCCGTCCCCGAGAACATCCCCAAGAGGATAGTGGTGATAACCGACGGGGAGCCCTGGCCCTACTACACCGAGGAGAGGTGGTACGAGCACCTCGGCAAGGCCGCGGCGAGGTACGGCATAACCATATCGGCTATAGGCATCGGCGACGACTACAACGAGAAGATACTCTACGCCCTAGCCAACAGCTCGGGCGGCGCCTGGTACCACATATCGCAGATACGCGACATATCGCAAGTGCTTGCCAACGAGCTCAGGAGGGCGAAGACCGTCGTGGCGAGGAGGCCCAAGATAGCGGTGGAGCCTTCGGGGGCCGAGCTCGTCGACGTGAGGAAGATAGGCGCCGTCGTGTCGCGGCTACCGGTATCCAAGGAGGTGGAGCTGGAGGACGTGGCGGCCGGCGACGTGATCAGCGCGGTCTTCAGATTCAAGACCACCTCGCCCGACTACCGCGTCGAGGTCTCAGTCACGACAGACGCCGGCACCTACCGCGACGTGGTGACGAGCGACAAGCTGACCCCCGACAGGACCGCCACGCTGACCCTATCCATGGCCCAAGAGCTGGAGAAGCTGGCGGAAGGCGGCGTCGTGAGCGTGGAGGTGCTTAGGGCCGTCTCGGAGACCCCCACGGCGCCCGAGCCCTTGAGGAGGAAGGCGCAGAGGCTCCTCGAGGCCGCGCCGTCGGGCGAGGGCAAGGAGGCCTTCTGGGAGGCCACAGTGACCCTCACACTGCCCGTCGAGGAGCAACAGCTCGAGGCCACCGCAGAGAAGCCGGCCCCCCAGACGCCCGCCCCGCAACAAGCGGGGAAATGCGTCTTGACCTGTATAGAGACTGGGAAGAGCATGGAGGTGCCGATCCCGGCCCTACTCGGCCGCGAGGACCTCCAACAGATAATACCGCCGGAGAAGGTCCCCTACATATCGCGCCGCGTCGGCGAGAGGGCCCACCTGGCGATCTATAGAGGAGAAGACGGGATATATATCAAAGACGCCGGCAGCAAAGGCGGGGTATACGTCGAGGGCAAAAAGGTGGCGGAGCCCCTGAGGCTGGCGCAAGGCGCCGTGGTGAACCTAGCCGGTGTCGTCAACATAAGAATTGAATGTAGCTGAGCCTGCGTCGTCTGTCATAGAGCAAAATTAAAAAATTGCGCTCTAGCGAATCACTATGTCTAATACTATAAAAGTGGCGGTTATAGTTCTATTACTGCTACTCGCCGCAACGCGTATATCGGCCGCCCAATCCACAAGCCAGCCAGTGGTCCAAGTCATAGAGCTACCCGGCACAATAGAGAACTGGATAGACACTACGTCATACAACTTCGTCCTCGGCCGCAACGCAGAGTATTGGTTGATGTTCGTGCTACCGAGCATAGACCAACAGACATTTGACAATGGCTTGATAAATGTCATAGCAATAGCAATACCGTACAGCCCTGATGACGAAAAAGTATTAGATAGTCTTATATCAACATTAGTTAATGATTTAGCGAATCAACAATGGGATAATAATAAAATAGCATATGATCTGAATCAATTAAAAAGTTTTAGAAATATATTTTACCCATATGAAGCATTTAAAATAAAATTAATATTCATAATACTTGTACATACACAAGGTCTATTTGATATATTTAGCGATGTATTAAACACGCTAGCACAGAGTAAACCAGGGGCTGCCGCTGCGCCGTATACCTTAACAATCCTTGAATATTTACATAAAAAATTAAATAATTGGTATAAAACATATCAAGATACTTTAAAATATGAATTACAAAATGAATTAAAAAATATTAATCTTTATGTAGAAAGTAAAAACAACATTGATGGTTATTACACTCTTAAGTATGGTATTGACATAAATAATCAACAAAATAATATTGACATAAATAATCAACAAAATAATCCATATATCTATGTTTATATTAATGTAAAATACACAGGACAATATCAGTGTACAGTGACCAGCTTTGAAATTGATAATTTTGACCAAATCGATGGTTATTATCTTGATGATATAATAACTTCACTTTCTAATAATGTGATTCTTGCTAATGATAAATTTATCGATTCAGTTTTTGCTACAGTCGATCCAAAGATTATTCCAAATATAATCAATGACATAAATTATAATCTTAAAAATTATTATGAAAATCTCTATAAATCGTATATTCTTTATAAGCTAATCCACAATGTC of the Thermoproteus uzoniensis 768-20 genome contains:
- a CDS encoding FHA domain-containing protein, whose amino-acid sequence is MAAAPNAGPPSPPQWGVSIVDAAGRERLRFLPGEDIYLQVGGAGKISVRIVDLSTGVLVSEKSLEAGEAGKYLLWRTSPLTTPGNYRVYVDHAGTPYVFTLVIGPASRRVFPLPYAVAAAAATVAVASALLLAPPYSAISASGAAAVAAIALYLALRGKPEALPPAPPVYYLYLPAGVRIKVDKPYMVYGRDFFARLGVPSDLLRYISRSHFAISYVGGRYYIEDLGSKNGTFLNGRPIKGLGAQVLNPGDIITVAQILSIKFVTGKFK
- a CDS encoding VWA domain-containing protein, coding for MVRLGDLEVDLYANNTPDGYLDVEVRLSARGRGPAPETNTAFAILIDKSKSMADFDKLAHAIEAAKGLVESMAPEDIVAVYVFDEKVKALVPPTPVEKARKMLGKIEKIKPGTYTLLYQALLQVIDDLRGIKRGLPLMPRRAVPENIPKRIVVITDGEPWPYYTEERWYEHLGKAAARYGITISAIGIGDDYNEKILYALANSSGGAWYHISQIRDISQVLANELRRAKTVVARRPKIAVEPSGAELVDVRKIGAVVSRLPVSKEVELEDVAAGDVISAVFRFKTTSPDYRVEVSVTTDAGTYRDVVTSDKLTPDRTATLTLSMAQELEKLAEGGVVSVEVLRAVSETPTAPEPLRRKAQRLLEAAPSGEGKEAFWEATVTLTLPVEEQQLEATAEKPAPQTPAPQQAGKCVLTCIETGKSMEVPIPALLGREDLQQIIPPEKVPYISRRVGERAHLAIYRGEDGIYIKDAGSKGGVYVEGKKVAEPLRLAQGAVVNLAGVVNIRIECS